Genomic segment of Sander lucioperca isolate FBNREF2018 chromosome 20, SLUC_FBN_1.2, whole genome shotgun sequence:
tTGGATCACGGATccgacacgcagcggagccgacacgcagccgttcagcagttggtggaaattgcgggtAAGACttataatggtagggaaaaccctggTTTAATTCACAAAAATGACCCCAGAATCCAAAATAGCTTCAGATTGTGATCAGGTTTCTCAGTAGTGTCATTTTTAGCTtccgcccccccccccgctaGCATTGCACAGTGTTTAAGTTCTTTCATTGGATTGTTTCTTCGTAGTCGTAGTTAACCTATCCCGTGGGGTTTTTATGTCCACAGGGTTGTCcttttgactttttatcaaataattatgtttgactgttattttcttttgcactccagctgtcctgtcaaataaaggcctaaaaatggcccaaaacataatctataaaaaaaaaaccctgaggGCGGAGATGCAGAACCACTTCTTCAATCGGCAGGAATTAAAACGTTGTGTGTAAGCGTTGATGACTGTttacgcgtgtgtgtgtgtgtgtgtgtgtgtgtgtgtgtgtgtgtgtgtgtctaggatGTCTGGATGCTACGAGGCGCTTGATGGGGGCAACACGGCCGACGCTCTCGTGGATTTCACTGGCGGCGTGTCGGAGCCAATGGACTTGATGGAGAACGGGTTCAAAGAAGATCAAGAGAAACGCAGCAAGCTGTTCGAAAGAGTCCTGAAAGTCCATGACAGAGGAGGCCTCATCAGCTGCTCGATCCGGGTGAGCAGAGGACAAACACACGGCGGCCGTATGATTAAACAAATGGATACCGTAGGCATTCACACCGAGAACAGTGATCCGGCGATTCTCTGCAGGGTGGCGCGGCGGTGGTAGCGACAATGAAagggcccatttgtgtgacgtccttgTCTTGTTTTCTATAACCctccccaatgtagcacaagtagactttatatttcacagttactgATATCGATGTTTTACGACCACACTTGAAGACAGCTTATTTTCAcaggagggagaaagaaaagagacgagcgagacatagcgagtgctttgttgttgcaggaaacattcaggtATCGCACAAACTCCAGGGCAGTTTactgcttgtttgttttaaacatagacAGAATATAaaggacggagaccagtgaaggatattagacgcacttttccggtgatggctgagcgttactgagcagcctccaactgagagagacgacgtaaatgtgccgtgagcaacctgtctgaaagttgtaagtcttctggtagctgtgccaagagaaatctcaatcattcccaatcttgcagagacggagagcgtaggtatatgtaaggagataacatagacacaggctaattattgatcactaaaatgctagttaacattagtaattacacttaaacagctaatggaagtccaaactgactgcgagcttctcctgtactatacagtaattcctctactatgcgacagtaagtctcgtggttatgacacaatcgttagcctatttttataaaaacgtctgctacagagccataacgtgaggtacaaggtaatagagccttttatacattgtcgtgtttctttagaaataaacaacggacaaatagagtctttaaactcttcagatgtaaagttattctctgtcaaagtgacgtcaaaatgaatggcagtcaatgggatgctaacgggaggtgatggcttggtagcatcaaaatggctccataggaggttcgggttgttgacagacgcttacccccttggttttaaactgtcttgtggcagcgatagaggcagtgatgtttcctgtttcctgtacgggactctcaaaCCGTAGCTCAAAACACACCGAGAAGTCTGACCTCTGGTTAcgtgattggccaccgcagcgtgacgtgggTAGGGATGTAATGATTAACCACGATTAAAAATGCTGACGATAACAGttaccgttttcatttaaaatatcattattatcacgatggattaccacggtgtggaaaccGCGTGTTTAATCCTTCCCATGATTGTAGttctttttgtaatttgtttatAGTGGCTATTTATTTCAAATGCATAATGCActtttgtcttatttatttaAGGTTTACTTTCAAGTGTTCATGTGtacagttttacattttaattttgagGATGAAGAAAACAAGTGTATAATTAGTGGTGTTTCTATGATTTGTTTACATATTGTTCTTTATGTCTTAGCTTGAATGTTTGGATTTGTATAATTTAAACCTGGGCTACTGGAAATGTTCCTGATGTGACAAATAAGCTGTTTACGTGCTGGACCTTTGTTCCTTTGATGTTaaaagttgcacttttgataaggttttgcctatatttttgtaatataataaacattgTGTAGGACTATCAGCGCTTTCTCAACATGTTGAACACACTTACTTACCAAATACCGCGATAATACCTAAAACTGTGatcattttggtcactataaccgtgaggttaaattttcataccCTTACAGCCCTAGACGTGGGGTtacgtttctccaaaagttaaGTCCATCTCCACTTTTCGCTGCAGGTCCACTGCATTTTTTTGCGTCCCTCCCCCTTAAACGctctacccccattcaaaatgaatgtaaagaCCTGCGTTTCTGCCGGACCGCCGGACGGCCGACGCAGGCCGTGTGAGCGCAGACTTAAGGATGATTTACGGACTGACTGAAGCTGTGCCGCCACTTGCCGTGTCGTTCCAGGCAGCCACTGCAGCGGACATGGAGGCCAGGCTGGCCTGCGGCCTGGTGAAGGGCCATGCCTACGCAGTGACGGACGTCCGCAGGGTGAGGCTCGGCCACGGCCTGCTGGCCTTCTTCAAGTCAGACAAGCTCACCATGATCCGCATGAGAAACCcctggggagagagagagtggaacGGGGCCTGGAGCGACAGGTGAGAAGCAGGGAACCACAGACCATATTTCTGCTGATTTATAAATCACGTGAGAATCAAGATTTTCaccttttaagaaaaaaaaaaaagtccagataACCTACGATTTAAACATGTaatccatggatgtataataagactTGCATACATCTGCTATCCTCATTTTATTATGAGAAGAACCATGCTGACCTCTTTTGTCTGCCTGTTTGCAGCTCTGAAGAGTGGAAGAAGGTCAGTAAGAGTGAGAGGGAGAAGATCGGCGTCACTGTGCAGGATGATGGAGAGTTCTGGTGAGTTTTGGTTCAACGCTGCCCCCCGTTGGCAGACACAGGTGCTTGCACGTGGCGCTTTGTGACCTCACAAAGTCCAAAGATCTGCAATAATTCTCATCTTGTTACACTGCTCAGTCTCCATCTCTCAAGCGTTAATCTATGTTCTCAGTTTAATGTGcgtgtttttatatttccagCGTTTTAATTTCATTGTATGTACTTACAAAGATGATAAAGTCAATTCTGGTTCTGAATTCtttgatttgtatttttttttttactgattcaTAGGTCATTTCTAAACACATCCTGCTGAatttacactttttttccctcttagTTTAAATATTGAGCTCTTTCATCATTCATCTCTCTGATCAAACAGTGAATTAATGTCGGTGTAAATTAACCATCATTTCTACTCATTCCCTTCTCTGTGTCTCCCTTCCCGCAGGATGACGTTTGATGACTTCATCGCTAACTTCACAGACCTCATCCTGTGTCGTCTCATCAACACATCCTACCTGAGTTTCCATAAGATCTGGGAGGAGGCCGTGATGCGGGGCTCCTGGCGCCGCCACGACGACCCGCTTCTCAACCGAGCCGGgggctgcagcaacaacaagcaGACCTTCCTCCAGAACCCGCAGGTCTTATTTCCCCTCATGAGTTCATACGTTCTCAGATTTGGTGTGGGGCAAAGGCTATGTACTTTGCAATAGCGGGATCCCTGTTGTGGAGAAGGAATGGACTCTTAACAATACgtgtgtatttcttttttttttcctctgcgTTGCAGTTTGTGTTTGATGTGAAGAAGCCGGAGGACGAGGTACTGATCTGTCTGCAGCAGAAAGATCGCAGAGCCACGCTGAGGGAGGGACGAGGAGAAAACCTGGCTATTGGCTTTGACATACACAgggtcagctgtgtgtgtgtgtgtgtgtgtgtgtgtgtgtgtgtgtgtgtgtgtgtgtgtgtgtgtgtgggtggtgcgtgcgtgcgtgcgtgcatcaGAAACTAAAATGTCAACCGGAGGATTTACTGCAATTTCAGAACATTATTATGGTTTCATGAAGTCCAATTAGTTTTTGTCAAAGTAGAAAAAATGGAATACACATTTTTTCCCAACATCTAGAAACTATCTTGATTAGCTTGCAccaagcttgtgtgtgtgtgtgtgtgtgtgtgtgtgtgtgtgtgttaaagaccTTCATACTGTAGAAGTTTTCTAAAATTCCTCCAGGTCTCAGAGCAAGCTAATTATtgcaggtcttttttttttttttttaaacaagtgaGTGTATATAGAATacaccacaaaataaaataacggTTTCTTACATAtctgtgtttaaaatgtttcattTAAAAGATAAACAGACGTTCCAACAATATACAATACTAAACGTAGCTGTATTTCTGAGTCCAAACTAACaattttaaaacaccaaactcACACAATAACATAAACAAACTAaccgatggaggcagcggtagaccagcaactcctgtgttctgtgaggtaaaatatttttgtcaaaggagtctggtggcttggAAAAaagcagagataacggcttcagttccccgtcgtaaagggccgtctgacagcaaggtagtTGGTAGTGgtaaaaatattctaaatatgctgctgtctttctgtgtTCAGGTGGAGTTAAACAGGACCTACCGTATGCATGTCACCCAGCAGAAGGTTGGTGGGAGCGTCTACATCAACTCAAGGTCTGTGTTCAAACGCATTGAACTGAAAGAGGGCCGGTATGTCATCATACCCACGACCTTTGACCCCGCCCTCGAGGGAGAATTCCTGCTCCGCACCTTCACCGATGTGCCGTCTGACTGCAAGTAGGGACCCACTGGTCTTGTTTTAGTTTGAACTCAGCTTTCCTTGTTTTCTGCGGGAGACTTTTAGTGTTCTTTTTGGTTCAGCAGCAGCATTACCGGATATTgaaaaagcgatattacaaaatttcatttcagacatttatttactattttaaccATGTATAAGCTAAGACTTTGGTTAACAAGCGCCGAAAACAATtggtacaacacatcataagttaaggtttgttttcaaaagagatttgagggatttcaaaaagcgaacatcaacgtttcagctttagcgccaaattatctcttcacACAATGCTCTAGAAAAAAATTGGCCGTCACTGTACGGAAGGCTGAGTTTgtgctgaacattttgatgtgaaacacacggagatcagttatatgcaaataccttaaaaaggaacatttaagaagatatgtgaaaatgcccttagagtCTAAAACtgcagacacaccgaccagacggccgaccctcggcagaaaaggcagttgggctgatcggtgtacccgagttggtcaaaaaagttcctcagagcacaccgaagagacgagacgtaatacgtctccataacagcaggcggcgctaatctgtattgtcgtccaaaaatgaaaaccggcagctgattggacgaacgcgtcacgtgggtctggtttctctggaaatatatatatatatatatatatatattagggctggacgattttggctaaaatcataatcacgattaatcgaacaagttacctcgattacgattattgaacgattatttaaaaaacaattcttatactgtaaatatgttcacggttattttttctaatgaaagagtgcataatcctatctttgtgattctaaaataaggaaacacacagatagcaattaatgcttatttattaaatatttcaaacaactgaactgaaatctacaacagtagattttacaatgaaataaaaacgtcttataaaaaagtaatttaagttttaatgtaaaaaaaaaaaaaaaaaaaaagtttcctaaaaatgtagaaaataaataataaatgtccatcataagattaacgggaacctgtggttaactgtcttttcagagttaaactccacaagcgtgtcctgcggctcgccggccgtcacacacacacacacacacacacacacacacacacacacacacacacacacacacagtcacacacacacacacacacacacacacacacgtccacagcgctgcaggcagaggcggggtctgttctgagtataataaagctccgtctgtgttgagcaaaacattatgtgaattactacgagaatggacgtgcatttaatataggaaaagtgcacaagtattagcatcatttgttgttgtatgcgacgctaaggtctagtgacgatgctataaagaccgttgccgtgcctTGCGTCGCTCCcgtacccctcctaccagtccctatggccacttggccagtgggaatgcaaacggggaaaaaagattttgggggagagtagtgcttagaagtgtacttttcctctaaaaagtacaagtactatccgatcggaaagcacctatggtcgcagactggacggggcggagtcacgtgactacacacgcggcagctgtaatatgttttaaggggaaagtacattaacacacagtgggcggtcgcggaaatattaataggattaaaagaccgaaataactgacttggtaaaattacgtcagtaataggctctgaatttcggttacgattatttttcgattaatcatccagccctaatatatatatatatatatatatatccagagtgatagagaaagacaatcAATCTATCTCTATGGCTCTGTATATATCTATCCCATCCTCTAACTTGAAGGGGGCGGGGCTGATGACCtacactgcagccagccaccagggggcgatccagatgttttggcttcacttatacggtctactagcctagaaatctagacgcgcCCTATCGGCAGCAAATGtcagggggtctagcaactctctgttgccttgtgagctggaaaaaccaaactctggccgggccaatcacattgtgtatagagtcggtgggcgggcttatgctTTAAGTTTCATTTTACTGGTTTTtaatttcacgtttttttttgttaatttattctttttttattgcttgttctttaaaacatattattattgttgtgtgATTTTGTTCAACACAGGTTTGAACCTTAAAGCCTgacgccgccttcacactggcagttgaaatcagctccgatgTGGCTTCGAAAcgaccggaagtcattcatttcctcTGGAGATTCGCAGACTGCATGCGAATGGGTCCGAACTGGGTCTGAACGAGTGCGGTGCGAAAAAAATCGTGTCAGTTGGTCATCCGGATGCGTTCAAAAAATTGAACTCTTGCGAAAGGCTACGGACGGTTCCTATCCCACAATCCcagcgttgctatggtactgataaacaaacctaCTAATACTAATTAgttagctagcaacagacatcgaactattgacattataccctatatcacatttaactattgacattataccgctatatcacatttaactattgacattataccgctatatcacatttaactattgacattataccctatattgacattataccctatacatttactatgactttaccctatattgacattataccctatatcacatttaactattgacattataccctatatcacatttaactattgacattataccctatatcacatttaactattgacattataccctatatcacatttaactattgacattataccctatatcacatttaactattgacattataccgctatatcacatttaactattgacattataccctatatcacatttaactattgacattataccgctatatcacatttaactattgacattataccctatatcacatttaactgacgtgacatgtcaacgtcctgggcaacttttctccatGCAGCAGCCTCtctatttatatctgtataagagaggtcatagagaatcgtacattcagacacttatcagtccttctagtctctctgccattttcgtgagtcgcttccgaagcttttccacggtgtagtacgacgtccgctgggggcgtgttgcgtattacggagctgatttcaactgccagtgtgaaggcggcgtaaAGCTAATGATTGAGCAGCATCCCTTTTTAAACAACAACATGAACACACGGTTCTAGATAAAAACATGAGAGCAAATAcgatgtctgtctctgtctgtctgtctgtctgtctgtctgtctgtctgtctgtctgtctgtctgtcctgtagGGAGCTGACTCTACATGAGCCTCCACAGACCTGCTGGTCTGGGTTGTGTGGTTATCCGTCTCTGGTCACTCAGGTCCACATACTGGCGGCTAATGGCCTCGCAGGACAAGACTCTAACGGAggtacattttactttttaagagTCATCAACACTGCTACTATCAGCAGTTACTGACTTTAATCAGATCCAATTGCACTTTAACAGTATTTATTGTATAATGtgatttctgttctgtttttaaGGTGATTTTGAGGCTCTTTGGACATTTCAGTGTTTCTTAATCCagaaatacattaaataatttatgtatttatttagttagttttaaAGTTTAATTTGCCCTCTAtttaataagtgtgtgtgtgtgtgtgtctgtgtgtgtgtgtgtgtgtgtgtgatgtgtgtgtgtgtgtgtgtgtgtgtgtgtgtgtgtgtgtgtgtgtctgtctgtgtgtgtgtgtgtgtgtctgtgtgtgtctgtctgcgtgtgtgtgtgtgtgtgtgtgtgtgtgtgtgtgtgtgtgtgatgtgtgtgtgtgtctgtgtgtgtgtgtgtgtgtgtgtgtgtgtgtgtgtgtgtgtcggtgtctgtgtgtctctgtgtctgtgtgtgtgtgtgtgtgtgtgtgtgtgatgtgtgtgtctctgtgtgtgtgtgtgtgtgtgtgtgtgtgtgtgtgtgatgtgtgtgtgtgtgtgtctgtgtgtgtgtgtgtctgtgtctatgtgtgtgtgtctgtgtgtgtgtctgtgtgtgtgtctgtgtgtgtgtgtgtctgtgtctatatgtgtgtgtctgtgtgtgtgtgtgtgtgtgtctgtgtgtgt
This window contains:
- the capn5a gene encoding calpain-5a, which produces MVVPYEGQCFSTLRRQCQQNGRLFEDPLFPASDQSLFYQRNSIGTVIWKRPKEISSNPHLFVDGISAHDLCQGQLGNCWFVAACSSLASIETLWQKVIPDWKDQEWNDDKPESYAGIFHFRFWRFGEWVDVVIDDRLATVNGKLVYCHSNDSNEFWSALVEKAYAKMSGCYEALDGGNTADALVDFTGGVSEPMDLMENGFKEDQEKRSKLFERVLKVHDRGGLISCSIRAATAADMEARLACGLVKGHAYAVTDVRRVRLGHGLLAFFKSDKLTMIRMRNPWGEREWNGAWSDSSEEWKKVSKSEREKIGVTVQDDGEFWMTFDDFIANFTDLILCRLINTSYLSFHKIWEEAVMRGSWRRHDDPLLNRAGGCSNNKQTFLQNPQFVFDVKKPEDEVLICLQQKDRRATLREGRGENLAIGFDIHRVELNRTYRMHVTQQKVGGSVYINSRSVFKRIELKEGRYVIIPTTFDPALEGEFLLRTFTDVPSDCKELTLHEPPQTCWSGLCGYPSLVTQVHILAANGLAGQDSNGVSDPYVIIRCEGQKVRSPVHKNTRSPDFDTKGLFYRKKANQPISIELYNHNVLMDSFLGQVTLPAQQGDFQQTLHLRDKGDRRDNDLPGTITVVMVTSTVLTNI